The Pseudomonas marginalis genomic interval TCTGCTGGTGCTGGTTGGATTGGCTGATGGCAAGGGGCTCTGCGGGCAAAAGGCGTTTGAAGCCGTAGCCGTTGCTTGCCCGCAAGTCATTGAGTGCCAGCTCATCAGTGGTGCGCTTGATTACTGTCTACGCATGCGTTGCCGGGATATGGGGCATTTCCGCTCGCTCACTGAACGTTGGTTGGAAAGTGCTGAGCTGTATATCGAGAAACTGGCGGCCTATCCAGAGTTGGCCGTCATCAAGCCTTCATCGACGCACCTTGGTATCGAATAACAATTACAACACTCCAAGCCTATGGATAAACCATGATGATTGCCAATCAGAAGTTCAGTCATAAAGTACTGCTTTCTGCCTCCCTATGATTGGGCAGAGCTCGCAGCACTTAACGTTGAAGAAATTTTATATTCTCGCACTTTGCAGGCGAGCCTCCCTTCTCTGAAACGGGTGAAGTCCATGATCGTTCGACCCATGCTGCCTGGTATCCGTGCCATTGAAGCTGAAATGATTGAGTTGCGCCGCCATCTTCATGCTTATCCGGAGCTCAGCCTTAAGGAGTTCAAAACCTCAGATCTGGTTGCTGCCAAGCTCCAGTCGTGGGGATTTGAGGTGCATCGTGGTTTTGGGGGGACCGGTGTCGTAGGGCGTTTGCAGCATGGTTGTGGACGTAAGATCATTGGTATTCGGGCAGATATGGATGCGTTGCCGATTCTGGAGCAGACTGGATTGCCGTATGCGAGCCAGCATCCAGGTGCCATGCATGCCTGTGGTCATGACGGCCATACTGCAATGCTGCTGGCTGCCGCGAAGCACCTAGCCAACAGCCGGCAGTTCGACGGTACGCTGGTGGTCATCTTTCAGCCTGCCGAAGAAAGCGATGGGGGCGCGCAGAAAATGCTGGATGATGGTCTCCTGGAGCGATTTCCCTGTAATGCGTTGTTCGGCATGCACAACATGCCTGGGTTGCCAGTAGGGAAGTTGGGTTTTCGGGCCGGGCCGTTCATGGCCTCTACTGATACTGTTGAAATTCGAATTGATGGTATGGGTGGGCATGGAGGAATGCCACATAAAGCCATTGACCCCATACTTACTGGAGGGGCAATTGTCATGGCGCTGCAAAGTATTGTGTCGCGCAATACGGATCCTCTGGAGATGGCGGTTATCACTGTGGGTTCCTTTCATTCTGGTGAAGCGCCCAACGTTATTCCGGGGCATGCGGTACTCCAACTATGCGTTCGCGCTTTGAAGCCTAACGTTCGAGCTGACCTTCTCAAGCGGATTGTTCAGGTTGCCCAAGCTCAGGCGCTTAGCTTCGGCGCCAGTGTCAGTGTGGAGGTTGATAGGGGAGAATCATTGCCGCCCCTGATAAATGATCCTCAGCTTACTGCGTTTGCCCGTCAGGTCGCTGTAGATTGGTTGGGAGAAGAAGGGGTGATTCAAGACATGGCACCCATCGCTGCCAGTGAAGATTTTGCAGTGATGCTTGAGCATTGTCCTGGCAGCTATCTCTTTATCGGTAATGGTGATGGGGAGGGGGGGTGCATGGTGCATAACGCAGGCTACGACTTCAACGATGACTGCCTGGGGACTGGGGCTAGTTACTGGGTTCGGTTAGTTGAACAGTTTCTGGTTTGAGTCGGTCGAGACCAGGTGCAGTACCTAACCGATCCAGCACCATTTTTTCTTTACCCTGCTCCATCGTATTCTGCCAGCGTGCTGATGGAGAGGGTCCTATGCAAACTCCTGCAGATGGCTCGCGCCCATGTGGATCAGTCTGGACTGATCCCAAAAGTGCGTGCATGGCTATTCCAGAGTATTGCCGTTATTGCCATCGTAGCAATCGGCTTGTTTCTGTTCGACAGTACCCAGACCAACCTCCAGAAGTGTGGGCTTTACCCCGGGCTTCAGCTTCCTTGATTGCAGTGCAGGTTTCGGCATCGCTCAACACCTGATCGACTACACCGAAGCGGACACCTATCCACTCGATAGCTGTCCCATCATGCTGTGTGCTTCCCCATCTGGCCGTTGCGAAGATTTTGCGGCAGGCCAGACGGGGAAGCTTTTTTAACGGTAGTGGCGGGTCATCGATTCCAGAGCGATAGGCGCTGCCCGGCACAGAAGCATTTCCGCAACGAGCGTTTGCTCAAGTTTGAAACGAATAGTCATGCAGTACGACCACCGAGTACCTCAGCCACCCAGTCGGCGATGTACTGGCCGGCATTGATACTGTTGTCGAAGCTCGAATGCTGCACGCCGCCCTCACGTTCGGTGAAGATTTTCAGTTCGCGTTTGGGGCTGTTGACCAACTGTTCGTAAGTGCGGTGGGCCCACTTCAATGGAATCTGCGAATCCTTTTCTCCGTGGGTGACCAGGAAGGGCACCTTGATGCGGTCCAGGATGCCGTCCAGATGAACGTTCTCGGCGATGGTCATGAACTCGTCCGTGTCCTTGGCACCCCAGACCCAAGACACATGCGACCAATAATGCGGCACCGGGAAGCTGCCTTCCTTTTCCATTCGACGTTTCTGCACATCACGCCAATCATGGTTGGCCCCCCATACGACGCCGCACGCGAAGCGCGGCTCGAAGGCTACCGCGCGCGGGCAGTAGTAGCCTCCAAGCGACACACCTTCCAGGCCGATGCGTTTGGCGTCGACATCGTCGCGGGTTTCCAGCCAATCCACCACGCGGCTGGCCCAATGCTCACTGTCGAAACGCGCAGTCAGATTATGTAGCCGGAGCGCTTCGCCCGTCCCGGGTTGGTCGATGATCAACGATGACACGCCACGTTTGGCCAGCCAGGCGGGCAGGCCGACGCGGTATTTCATTTCTTTGGTGGAATCCAGTCCATTGACCTGCACCAGGATCGGCGCTGGGCCGCTGACGCCTTCGGCACGGACCAGCAGACCGGAAAGGTGTTTGCCTTCGTAAGGGATTTCAACGCGCTCGCAATTTTCCCGTGCCAGTTCGATACTCCGTTGGAAGGTGTGCAGAAAGCGCTGGTACAGCTCCGTGCGGCCCGGTGCACCGTGGGCCTGCAGGCGTTCGCAGCTCAGGTAATAGG includes:
- a CDS encoding Lrp/AsnC family transcriptional regulator, which translates into the protein MKTASETQMAVATLGRIDEAIVDVLRHNGRITYKKLASLVNLSESPCQQRVRKLERLGVIRGYGAFIDEHKLSPGLSLLVLVGLADGKGLCGQKAFEAVAVACPQVIECQLISGALDYCLRMRCRDMGHFRSLTERWLESAELYIEKLAAYPELAVIKPSSTHLGIE
- a CDS encoding M20 aminoacylase family protein — translated: MIVRPMLPGIRAIEAEMIELRRHLHAYPELSLKEFKTSDLVAAKLQSWGFEVHRGFGGTGVVGRLQHGCGRKIIGIRADMDALPILEQTGLPYASQHPGAMHACGHDGHTAMLLAAAKHLANSRQFDGTLVVIFQPAEESDGGAQKMLDDGLLERFPCNALFGMHNMPGLPVGKLGFRAGPFMASTDTVEIRIDGMGGHGGMPHKAIDPILTGGAIVMALQSIVSRNTDPLEMAVITVGSFHSGEAPNVIPGHAVLQLCVRALKPNVRADLLKRIVQVAQAQALSFGASVSVEVDRGESLPPLINDPQLTAFARQVAVDWLGEEGVIQDMAPIAASEDFAVMLEHCPGSYLFIGNGDGEGGCMVHNAGYDFNDDCLGTGASYWVRLVEQFLV
- a CDS encoding alpha/beta hydrolase family protein produces the protein MFRYFPTNYVWNLSVDLAIEMGARIGEIEEMCAPLQEAAKQPDAAGSKAFRETWANMADKLCGLAEEDEGKGRLLSAGEKYNRAATYYLSCERLQAHGAPGRTELYQRFLHTFQRSIELARENCERVEIPYEGKHLSGLLVRAEGVSGPAPILVQVNGLDSTKEMKYRVGLPAWLAKRGVSSLIIDQPGTGEALRLHNLTARFDSEHWASRVVDWLETRDDVDAKRIGLEGVSLGGYYCPRAVAFEPRFACGVVWGANHDWRDVQKRRMEKEGSFPVPHYWSHVSWVWGAKDTDEFMTIAENVHLDGILDRIKVPFLVTHGEKDSQIPLKWAHRTYEQLVNSPKRELKIFTEREGGVQHSSFDNSINAGQYIADWVAEVLGGRTA